The following coding sequences lie in one Apium graveolens cultivar Ventura chromosome 1, ASM990537v1, whole genome shotgun sequence genomic window:
- the LOC141682603 gene encoding topless-related protein 2-like has translation MDSLTKDLLIIVLQYLREKGYNETVLTLEKESGFFFNLGYLEEKVLSGEWDEVEKYLSQFTKVEDNRYSTKIYFEIRKQKYLEALDRNEKSEALDILLRDLKVFSNERSDLYGEMTELLPLDNFRDYEHLSRYGDIKEARNIMMTEVKRLIRANPLFTDKLDFPMLCPSRLNTLINQSLNWQHQWCKPVPHIETLFTDRIFIRCPCGSPHGAFATPAVNMPATGGAMTSAYGIDAPFPVAASAPNPNALAGWLSNAGTSSAVQPAAIPNQVSGMKHPFTPPVTLGMLEFNNADNEQLLKRPRTAQPIKEVITSPAVQQKSSQSLDVLPTKVALALQQGSSTVKSMEFHPFLHTLLLVGCSNGEVALWDVKMREKVLSKSFEIWNVEACSAPFQASDGEDAPISVTRITWSSDGNYLGAAFDKHLIHLYAYAYAGANNISQHLEIDAHVGGVNDLAFTPANKELRIVTCGDDKLVKVWDMSGRKLYNFEGHDAPVYSICPYQKENMEFILSTATNGKIKAWIYDNMVTKVDTVAPGRWCTKMLYSADGNRLFSCGTSKYGYSYLVEWNPEEGTIIGVFSGLSKKSVGVVQFDTTQNKYLAAGEDSQIKFWDMDRSIILLVIDADGGLSNVPCLKFNKEGSLLAVTTEKNEIKILASEAGLRLLE, from the exons ATGGATTCTCTGACCAAAGATTTGTTAATCATCGTGCTACAGTATCTACGAGAGAAGGGATATAATGAAACTGTTCTTAC TCTGGAGAAAGAATCGGGCTTTTTCTTTAACCTGGGATACTTGGAGGAGAAAGTTCTGTCAGGTGAATGGGATGAGGTTGAAAAATACCTGTCCCAATTCACCAAAGTGGAGGACAACAGGTACTCCACCAAAATATATTTCGAAATCCGAAAACAGAAGTACCTAGAGGCTTTGGATAG GAACGAGAAGTCTGAAGCTCTTGACATACTGCTGAGGGATTTGAAAGTATTCTCTAATGAAAGAAGTGATTTATACGGAGAAATGACTGAGCTTCTACCTCTGGATAATTTCAG GGATTACGAGCATCTCTCCAGGTATGGTGACATCAAAGAAGCTCGTAATATAATGATGACAGAGGTCAAGAGATTAATCAGAGCAAATCCTCTATTTACTGACAAGCTTGATTTTCCTATGCTATGTCCATCAAGATTGAACACCTTGATCAACCAGAG TTTAAACTGGCAGCACCAGTGGTGCAAGCCAGTTCCACACATAGAGACGTTGTTCACAGATCGCATATTTATTCGTTGTCCATGCGGATCACCACATGGTGCTTTTGCAACTCCAGCTGTGAATATGCCAGCTACTGGAGGTGCAATGACTTCGGCCTATGGGATTGATGCT CCATTTCCAGTAGCTGCATCAGCTCCAAATCCTAATGCTTTAGCTGGTTGGCTGTCAAATGCTGGCACTTCCTCAGCTGTTCAACCAGCTGCTATCCCAAATCAAG TCTCCGGTATGAAACATCCATTCACACCACCAGTTACCCTGGGCATGTTGGAATTTAATAATGCGGATAATGAACAATTACTGAAGCGTCCGCGGACTGCACAGCCTATTAAGGAG GTTATAACAAGCCCTGCTGTTCAACAAAAATCGTCCCAATCCCTGGATGTCCTTCCTACCAAAGTAGCTTTGGCCTTGCAACAAGGGTCATCCACTGTTAAAAGCATGGAGTTTCATCCGTTTCTCCACACATTACTTCTTG TTGGTTGTAGTAACGGTGAAGTCGCACTCTGGGATGTCAAGATGCGGGAGAAGGTGCTTTCAAAGTCATTTGAGATCTGGAATGTGGAAGCTTGTTCAGCACCATTTCAG GCTTCTGATGGTGAAGATGCTCCTATATCTGTAACCCGCATTACCTGGAGCTCGGATGGAAATTATCTTG GAGCTGCATTTGATAAGCATTTAATTCATTTGTATGCATATGCATATGCGGGTGCAAATAATATAAGCCAGCATCTAGAG ATTGATGCACATGTTGGAGGAGTGAATGACTTAGCTTTCACTCCTGCAAACAAAGAGCTGCGTATAGTAACATGTGGGGATGACAAATTAGTAAAG GTGTGGGATATGTCGGGACGAAAGCTCTATAATTTTGAAGGTCATGATGCGCCTGTATACTCTATATGTCCTTATCAGAAAGAGAATATGGAG TTTATATTATCAACGGCCACTAATGGGAAGATTAAGGCTTGGATCTATGACAACATGGTAACAAAAGTTGATACTGTTGCTCCTGGCCGTTGGTGCACAAAAATGCTTTACAGTGCTGATGGAAATAG GTTGTTCTCTTGTGGAACAAGCAAATATGGATACTCCTATTTGGTTGAATGGAATCCAGAAGAGGGGACAATAATAGGAGTATTTAGTGGTTTAAGTAAAAAATCTGTTGGGGTGGTGCAATTTGACACTACCCAAAACAAATATTTGGCTGCTGGTGAAGATAGCCAAATAAAGTTTTGGGATATGGACAGGAGCATCATTCTCTTAGTTATTGATGCAGATGGCGGACTTTCT AATGTCCCTTGCCTGAAATTCAACAAGGAAGGAAGTCTACTTGCTGTTACGACGGAGAAGAATGAAATCAAGATACTTGCAAGTGAAGCTGGTTTGAGATTGTTAGAGTGA